The following DNA comes from Spirulina major PCC 6313.
TGAGCGCCAGGAAATCCCCGCCGACGATGATCCGATTGCCGCACAACTCTCCGATGAAGCGTGACTCCCATGGCCCTGTCCCCTGACCAAGAAGACCGCCTCCAGCGTCTCCATCGCCTCACGGTATATGGGCGTTGGGGGGTGGTGGTGGTGTCGTGGGTGGTGCTCGCACCCCTGGCCCTGTGGGGAATGCGGGAACAGTTGTCCCTGTTGCAGGATTATTTCACCTGGGCGGGGCTGCGCTATGGCTTGATCTTTCATCCTTGGAGTGCGATCGCCCTCAGTTTTTGTGTCGCCATCACCGCCAGTGTTCTCGTTTGGCAAAGTCGCAATATTCTCTTTGGTTTACCCCAGCGCGAACGTCAACGCCTTTCCAAAAAACTGGCCGCCATTGAGCGCCAAGGCCAACAGCACCCCCTCTGGCGCTGGATTCATCAGACCCCGCCCTAACTCACCCATGAAACCTAAATTCAAAACCCGCCAAGCGTGGGAGCAAGCCCAAACCCTGATGCAACCCACCCTGATTCGCGTTGTGGATCAACTCCGCCAACGGGTGGACGAATCACCCTGGGAGGGGGAATACGAAGACGTTGAAGAACCGTTACCGGGGTTTCAATTGCGACTTCAGCAGGGCGATCGCACCCATGTTTTGAATCTGTGGGACTTGTGTTTTCAAGTGTGTTGTTTGAACTATCCCGCGCCCCACAGCATCGATGCAGACCCAGAAGTAGACCTTGACCTACAACTTTTGGATGCAGCGGGAGAAGTGGAATGGAACATCCTGGATGAGAAAGTACGCCAGGTGTTAGCGACCACCTTTGCGACCCTAGAATCTTCGCCTTAACAGTTTCAATACCGCTAAAATAAACGCAACGTTATCCCTTATTCCATGACTCTGATTCATTCTGAAACGTGGCATACCTGGGTGGATCTAATCTGTACCGTTCTTTTCCTCTGCACGGTGATTTTGGCGTTCTGGTTCGCCTCACGGATGGATTAATGCAGCTCTCCCCCCACCTCGCCGCCTTGATTTTAGCCGGGGGTCAAAGCACACGGATGGGAACCGACAAAGCCCGGCAACGGTGGCGCGGCGTTCCCCTCCTGCGGCAGGTGTACGATCGCATCTCCCCCCTCGCTGCCCCGGTCTACTGCCTCACCCCTTGGCCGGAGCGGTATTCTGACCTCTTGCCTTCAACCTGTATCTTTTTAC
Coding sequences within:
- a CDS encoding delta-aminolevulinic acid dehydratase: MTLIHSETWHTWVDLICTVLFLCTVILAFWFASRMD